The Pristiophorus japonicus isolate sPriJap1 chromosome 13, sPriJap1.hap1, whole genome shotgun sequence genome contains the following window.
TTTTCAGGTAGTGAAGCTGCTGTTGAGATATGGAGGGAATCCCCATCAGAGTAACAGAACAGGAGAGACGCCACTTAAAGTTGCCAATTCCCCCACCATGGTGAACCTGTTACTGGGGAAGGGTTCCTGCAGCTCCAGCGATGAGAGCTCGACAGGTGATAATAGCAAGTGTTTATGAATGGATGCAACTTTATTATCTATTACTTGATTATAATTCATAGTACCAATTATTCTACAGTGTGCCTTAATCAACCTTAAACTGCTACTGTGATCAAATAAGTTTAAATTGCACTAACAATGAATAGATCCTAGTACTGAGGTTTTGAATTTTCCTAGTATAAGATTGTTATACCAATGTCATTGCAGTTTAAAGTTGATCCCAATTTAAAATACCtttgtccttttttaaaaaaaaatgatactgGGAAAAATTTGTATCAATCTTTGGTACAAAAGTGAAAGGAAATTTCACAATGCAATAACTATGAATTATATGTGCTGTGGAAAGAGATATTTTCAACATTTTAAGTACTATAAAtaatagggctatggggaaaaagcaaggGAATGAGACTAATTTCGACGTGCTGACACAGACACTATGGGCCcaggttttgggccgcgcctaaaacggtgcagcccggacctggacgcccttttttcgcgcctaaaaaaaacttacctattctccggctccctggaggccctctggagctgggcgcagcgcagcatgagctgtagggggcggagccaggtccctgcgctgaaaacactgccgggacctctgcacatgcgcgctacagtgggtgcgcatgtgcattagctccaggcacccaaaactgtgtgggaggtgcccaaagcacgcagcccctagccgaaaggcctcactggggctgcgtgcataaggctcctcccatccgactggacccgacccgacccccgctctcccccgaccgctcccccccaccccggacatCCGTGACCCGCccctccccgagacccgacgccacctacctgtaaatccagcccgaggtcttgggcccggccgttcagcctccttctctccctttcttcccctctcttccctccctccctcctctctccttccctccttccctcgctccctccctccttctctccttccctccctccctccctccctccctccctccctccctccctccctccctccctccctccctccctccctccctccctccctccctccctccctccctccactctccttccctcctccctccctccctccctcgctgtcagaaacgcagacactgacagagagtgagagacagacacacacaaagacagagagacactgacagagacacactggggaggccgtcccagcacgctgttggaggactcccggtgctgcagtcggtaagtagaaaatgtttttttttttttaattatttttattaatttttttgattgatttattgatgtatttatcatttattattgatggctctttatttgtaaaactgaagtgtttaatgtttgtaaacttcccttttaaatccccccccattccctacgcctaatttgtaacctacgcctgattttctaaagtgtagacaaggttttttcgaacgtacaaaaatcttcacttactccattctaagttagtttggagtaagttttcactgcctaaactttgaaaacaggcgtaagtggccggacacgaccccttttggaaaaaaaattctgttctgttctaactgactagaactggagcaaactaaatgccgagaattcaaatttctacgatactccattctaaaccagttgctccaaaaaaacaggagcaactcaggccgaaacttggcccctatgagcCAAATTGCTTCCTTCTGAGCTATATGATTCTAATAAAGTCTGCATCTTTCAAAATACATTAACTTTAATGTTACTTTTGATTACATTTCAGTCCTCAAACAATTAAACTTTGAGGTGATAAGTATCCCATTTGCCAATTCTTTAGAATCAGATTTACGAAAATGATATTTTAATTTGGCGTAATACAACAAATGGGTAATTTGTGTCCCTTCTTTAAAGGTCCAGTCAGAAATTTATTACAGTTCTGATAGTAAATTGCTGACATTGTTCTGGCCATTTTCCCCAAGTCCCAGTTTTGTTCTTTATGATTACATAGTATTTTACAGCACTGAACTGGCCATTTGGTCcacctggtctatgccagtgtttatgctcctccCAGCCTACTTAAACTAACCCTTTCAATACatccttgtattcctttctccctcgtgtactgatcaagcttccctttaaatgcatctatgctattccccTCAACTACTCCGTGTCTTTTggtagcacgttccacattctaaccacactctgggtaaagaagtttctcctaaattccctattggatttatttgtgaccatCATATTTATGGTCTCTGGTTTGGGCAGTTTAATCAGTGCTGTTCAATGTAACATTTTTATTTATGCAACCTTATTGCATATGTAAAGCACATGTTCTGGTGAAGGGATAGCGAATGTACGATTTTATTGCCATTTTTTTCATTCTTGGCACAAAGAATATTGTCCACCAAGTAATAGACAACCTTTTTCTGTCACCAAATATGGTTAAATATTATTCAAATTATTTATCTTAAGTATTTTTGCTGTGAAAATAAACATACAattgaaatattatggatgtatcgAAGACTAGAAAATCGCAAAAGATCAATGTACACCATATTCCATCAGTATTATGTACAGGACAACTCAAAGGATGTGTGTCATTTTATAAATTGTTTTTAAAGTGGTGCTGTAAAATTATTTGCTTACATATATTAATTTCTATGCACTTTATTACCACACAGAAACTTCAGAAGATGAAGATGCTCCCTCAGTTGCTCCCTCCAGTTCAATTGATGGTAATAACACAGACTCTGAATTTGAGAAGGGCCTAAGGCACAAAATCAAGCGACAAGAGTTATCTCAAACAGCAACACCAGTCAAGGATGAGTATGAatttgatgaggatgatgaggaagatAGAGTACCACCCGTTGACGACAAACATTTGCTGAAAAAAGATTATAGAAAGGACTTAAAAATGAACAGTTGCATTTCTATTCCTAAATTAGAGACAAAAACGTATTCTAAAAATTCTCTTCTAACACCAAAGAAAACTCCACGACGTATTTTATCTGACACAAACAGCTCAGATGAAGAAGATAGATTAATACGCTTCTCTCCTCCTCTTACCAGGCCTCCGGTGCACTCCAGTCTGCACAATGCAAGTTCTAAACAAAGAGAGTCACCagtaaaaaaacagcaaaaggaaaAAACAAAAGcgaaaaaaaaatggaaaaaagagGTGAAAAACAAGGAAGTCCAATTGGGTAAGGATGAAGACCAATTCAATTCATCTGCAACAGAAAGTGATGACTCAGAAAGTGAGGAGGAGGATAAGGGTTCCATACAGAGTGGAATTAGCATGAAGGACTCTTATATGAGCCTGAAAGAATCAACAATGTTCTCTTCACTGTCTGCGTCCTGTTCTTCCTCTCAAGGGAGCTATGTGTCATCAAAGCATGTTCCCAGTCTTGTGGAACAACATTCTAAACCCTGGCGAGCTGATAGTTGGAAATCAAACATGTCACCAGTCTGGTCTGATGTGAGTTCTTTGTCAGAGTCTGTGAGAACGCGAATCACAAGTGAATCTGATTATTCTTCGGAAGGTTCAAGTTTAGAGTCTGTTAAACAAATGAAAGAGAAGAAGGACCATAAAAAGAAAAACCTCATCGATGGAGATGTTACGGAGAAGAAAATGGCAGAAGATATCTTTAAGATTTTGAACGCTGATGGAATAGTTCGGAAACTTGATAAGCAGGGCAAAGTTGTTAAAAAGCATAAAGTGAAGCACAAGCACAAAATGAAAGACAAGGAAAAAGGGAGATTACAGAGTATTCTGACAGGCCACGATAGATTTTCAAAAAGTGAGTATTTAGATATAGAGGCGTCTAAGCAAAAAGCAGACAAATCTTTAAGTGCAGAAAATGAAAACCTTTCGATTGATAAAGTAAAAATAGTTAAACATGACAAAGAACAATTAAAGAAGGAAGACAAAGAAAAGCTTTTAAAAGTCAAACCTGAAGAAAAAGACTGGTTACTCAAAGATGATTCAGGGAAAGCCTGCAAAGAAGAAAAGTTAAAGAAATTCAAAGACTCCTCAAAAGATAACTACAAATCTGTAAAAGAGGAGAAAGACAAAATGTTCAAAGTAGATAAAGAAAAACCCTTTAAAGAGAAAGAAAAATCTTCTAAAGAAGAAAAGCTTAAAATCCACAAAGATGATAAAAAGAAAAAAGCAAAAGACAAATGTTCAAAAGGCGAAAAACATTCAAAACCAGATAAAGATAAGACTCCAAAAGATGACaaggaaaaactgaaaaaagaaaagGCTCGTAAAGAGGAGTCAGATTATGAGGATCTGAAAATTAGGAGTCAATTTATAGACAGTGACGATAGGTTCAGTGTGTCTGATCATGAAGATAAATGGTTTTCAGATTTGTCCTCTGATTCTTCTTTCTATGATTTAAAAGGGGAAGATAATTGGAGTATTCCAATTAAAGACTTTAAGGAACACAAAGATGGCACAGCAGGGAAACTGGTTGTTGAAACTATGAAAGAAGAATGTAAGGAAAAGAAAAAGGAATCGAAGTTAAAAGAAAGGCGAGAACTAAATGAAAAGCGTCATGAGAAAGACTACTTGAGAAAGAAAGATCGAGAGTATGTAGAAAAAAGTGCAGAGAAGAAAAAGGACCAATCTGATAAACATAAGTCGGGTCAGGGCTGTCTTCTGGAAAAGGATAAAAAAAGAAAAGACTCTAATGAAAGTATTAAAGACCGAAAAGATAAAGATGCCATTGAAAGCATTAAAGAACGCAAAGACACTATTTCTGAATTCAACAAGGAAAGAAAAGACCTTAAGGGAAAACCAGAAGATGTCTCCAAAAGTGATTTAAAAGAGTATGGAAGTGAATGTTTCTTTAAAGAGAAGCTTGAAGGTGATTTCAGTGGAAGAACATTGGAAGCAAGGGAGAGACATTATTCGGGGAAAGAGAAGGACAAAAAAGATGGAACTGAAAAGAAGGacaaaataaaaattgaaaaacacaAAGACAAGTCGAAGGAGAAAGCTTCTTTGgaaattgaaaaggaaaaaatagAGAAAAGCATGAATGATAAATTCTTAAAAGACAAAGATACTGATAAAGAAAAACTATACAGAGAGTTGGGTAGTTTCAAAGACAAAAGGGAACAAAAGGAAAAGAACAAAGATCTTTACAGCCGAGACAAGGACAGAAAAATGTCAGAACTAAgtaaagaaaagagagagaagaatGTAATGGAAAAAGATAAAGACTTTACagaaagaaaagagaaagaaaaatcaGATAAACAAAAAGTAACTGATCTGGAACTAGGAAAGGAAAAGAGCTGGCATAGCATAGCAAATGACATCTTCACAGATGAAAGTGGGGATGATCTAGATTATTGTGACAGAGAACTTGGGAGTAATGAGATGTGCAGAagtgactcactgcctgaaaaagaAGAGATGAAGGCAGAGAAGGAACTGTTTCCAACTGAAAAACACCGAAAATACTCCGCTGATAAACAACATTCAGCGGAGAAGCAGAAAGATAAAGAATTCAAAGAGAAGAAAAAGGATAAAATATTAACAGACTGTGGGAAAGACAAGAGAGAAAAAAGTTTGTCTGAAAaacataaagaaaagaaagataaagaGCTAGTTGATAAATTTAAGGAAAGAAAGGACAGAGTGTCAACAGATTCAAACCTAGAAAAGAAAGTCAAGCCAAAGCTTCCAGAAAAGCGACACTCCAATGATGATAAGTTGAAAGGAAAGCCCAAGGAAAAAACTGATAAAGAATTTTTATTAAAAGAAAgaaggctttcaaaaggaaatattACGGAAGAGGAAAGGAAATGCCCAGAAAAACAGCAAGATACAACTTTCAATGAATTTAAAGAGGATTCCAATGACAAGATAAGTGAAATTTCATCTGACAGCTTTACAGACCGAGCACATGATTCCACAATGTGTAGTTTAAATGATGTTTTGACTATTGGTCAAGATATTGCAAAGGAAAAGTTAAAGGATTCTCTTTCCATTTTGTATTCACAAGAAAAAAtcaaagaaaaagagagaaataggcattcgtcgtcatcatcatcgtcaaaaAAAAATCATGAAAAAGATAAGATGAAGAAAGAAAAACGGGATAAGTCTGAGGAATTCAAAGAAGCTGCTGGTAAAAGAGAAGGTCCAACATTTGAACGAGAGCCCTTGATGTCTGATGGTGATTTTATAAGTCATCTTATAAAAGCTGAGAAAGATGATGAACTGGACAAAAGTGGGGATGCTACATTAAGTGAGAAGAAAGAGAAGAGTGAGCCTGAAAAGGAATTTTCTAAAAAAGTAGAAAAAGAAAAAGTTTCTAGTGCTTTCATCAGTATCAAGGAGAGGgataaagacaaaaaaaagaaagacAAACATAAGGACAAATCAAAAGATGACAAAGAAAAGCACAAGGAAAAACATGGAGAATTGACCATGGTCTTCAAACATTCAAAAGAAGAACAAAAGTCTGGACTTAAAGACTCTCTTCCAATAGTTAGAGAATCAGGTGGAAACAAAGAAAAAACAAAAGATGACTGTTTCAAAAATAATGAAATTAAACAAAAGGAAAAAATCAAAGATGGTGCAGAAAAGGACAAAAGTGAATCTCTTAAGTTAAGAATGAATGAAAACGATAAACTAAACCAGTCAAAAGAAGTATCCCGTAAGGACAACAGGCCTAAGGAAAAGCTTTTAGGCGATGGAGACCTGATGATGACCAGCTTTGAGCGTATGCTAAGCCAGAAAGATGTAGAAATTGAAGAACGTCACAAAAGGCATAAAGAAAGAATGAAACTGAAGGAGAAGATGAGACACAGGTCAGGAGATCCCAAGTTTAGGGAAAAAATCAGAAGTACAGAAGAAATACGTAGGAAGAATTTTGATATGCTAACCAAAAAACCAGGTTCACTTGACTCTCAACAAAGGGACAAAAAATTTAGAGATCAAGGACCAGGTCACATTATGTCACCGGATATAAAGACTCAGCCAGTTACCGGTCCCGATGTGAAAGACTGGCTTTCCACTCCTGGACTGAAAGAGAATTTGCCTGCTTCACCAAGATCTGACCAAGATAGACCCACAGGTGTTCCAAAACTGACTCCAATGATTTCTTGTCCAAGTTATGAAGACTTACTGCCTACGCCCCATACTCCTAACTGTGTGAATGAAGATTTTACTGATCTGTTTGAAGGAATAGAGTCCCAAAATTCAGTGTCTATGTCAGCAATATCCATGAATGCCTGCTCCCCTACCTTTTTTGATAGATATATAAATGTCCCCACTAGCATTCAAGAGAATCCAAATCAGACACCAATTAGCACCGTCCCTAGCCTCTATCGATCAATGTCGATGGATACCAGGAGGCCACCAGAAGAAGAATTTAACATTAATTCTGAGAAATTCTACAGGCAACAGAGTGTGCCAACTTCAGCAGACTATGAAGCTTCTATTCCTCAGCCAATGGAGGAAAAATCAATTGTTCAGTCTGAGAAGTTCTCTAGCTTGTCCCCATCATATATTTCACCTGAGTATGGGACTTCACCACCACAATTGGAACAGTCCCGTTCTGGAGTGGCCAAGTCATTTACTGAAAATCTTACCCCTTCACCTGAAAGTGTACTTAATCATTTGCAGGCAAAACCTTTGCCATCATATAAATGTGATCAACTGGAGCCATCTCTAGATAGCTTAGTTACCGATTTTGGTTTGCCATTAGATTCTTCAGAACAGCAACCAAGTATTCCCTTGATTTCTCCTAATTCAGCTTTAAGTGCCAGTCTCCTGCCTTCATCTGgagacccatttactcctaatgatTCAGCCCAGAATAAACTAAGCTATACATCATCTTTGCACAGACCATGTGAACAGCTCAGTCTGAGCCCAATGGATAATTCATTGGATCATTCAGTGAATTGGTCAATGTGTTCTGAGTTGCAGCTGAAGTCACCTCAAAGATCTCTCAGTGAACCTTCCAGGCCCCTTTGTCCTTCAGAGACCATGCATACCACAACCGTGCCATTTGTTTCATCTGTTTCATCTCCTTTCCCTGAATCCCCTGTCCAGTGCCCAATGTCGATCCCTGACTCGGGTCAAGATGGAGACGGAGGTGATGTGACAGGAGTGGACCAAAGTGAAGAGTCAGCAGCTTTAGATGGTGCTATCCCATTTATGTCTCCTATTAGAACAAATTCGCCATTTGAATCTTGCAAACCACTTCCTGATCAATCTGCTATTAATGTACCTCCAGAAACACAAAACATGGCAGTGGAAAGCCAGCAGGAACCAATGAAAATTTCAGAAAAATGTGATGAGCTACAGCAGAATATTACTTCTGAAGTCCAGGAACAACCCTTACCATGGAATGATCCTTTTCCAAATTCCATAGATGAACTTGATCTGGGACCATTTTCACTTCCAATGCTGCCATTACAAGACAAAGACGACCCAGACATTGAAATGACAGAGCCCGAATCTGAAGAAATCGCTAAAATAAATTACACTAATGATTCTGTAGCTATGAGTACTCATACTGAAGGTATAGATCATCCTGATGTATCATCAGGGGAAGAACATGAAGCTATTAGTGTGAGTCTAAAGCCAGAGCCTACATTAGCAGAGGATAAAATTGAGGAAAGTGTTAGTAACGTAACTGTAGAAAAGACCTCAGTAAGTACTGAAGAGATTGAAGAAAATGATGCTCAGCAGCTTTCAGTGCAACATTCTGAATCGAGTACAGAATTTGAAGATAAAGCTGTGGAAGTTGCTCCTAATTCTTTGGCAGATGATACCATTCTCACAGTACCTGAAGCTACAGAGGCAACAGTTAAACCAATAACTGAGGCAGCAAAGGCAACCAAAGTAGAAGAGATTCCTCAACGAATCACAAGGAACCGAGCACAAATGTTGGCTAATCAAAGCAAACAAAATAacactgccattttggagaaggatACTGCTCCAGCTCAATTAGGAAAAGCAAAAGGACGAATAGTAGAGGAGGACGATACACAAGCGCAGCATCCACGCAAGCGAAAAATCCCTCGTGCAAATCATCAACCAATCATTCTCAACCCATCAGCACAGCAGACCCGAGAAATGATCCAGCAAACATTGGCAGCTATTGTTGATGCAATTAAACTAGATACGATTGAACCATATCACAGTGACAGATCAAACCCCTATTTTGAGTACCTTCAAATTCGTAAAAAGATTGAAGAAAAACGTAAAATCCTGTGCTGTATTATCCCACAAGCACCTCAGTGCTATGCTGAATATGTCACTTATACTGGTTCCTATTTGCTGGATGGAAAGCCTCTCAGCAAACTCCATATTCCAGTGGTAAGTGGAAGCCTTGATCTGTTAATTTTTCCTCCCAATTTTCTCCCTTCTATTCTTGCTAAGGTACAGTTCCATGGCCTGGTACCCTGCCCAAGTAATTaaccttcatgtgtgagcctagccgATTCAAAGTAGGACAGCATGACCATTCCGAATCATCACGTTCTCGCCCAATCTCAACCTGCATAAACACGCACATTCTAGCCACAGTCACTGGATAGCAGTTGGTAGCAGAACCGTGGCTGATTTCCAACCCCTTCCCCATTGCAGCCACTGAAGTATTTCTGTGGAAATTAAAAATCTAGTTCCTCAAAGCAATAATATCTGTTATCAACAGTAATTTGTCTAGTGGAATATATTGTCCAAAACTGAAGTTACTACTTTGTTATTACATTGGAGCTTTGTCTGATATCGCTCATTGTTAAAAATACACATGAAACCTAGATATTGACAGTTGCTTTAAATATTCTTGCAACACCCTAACTTttttcaatggccctgaaattttggttggaggcttctttcgaacgaacgcctcatcggagaatttttacgaatttagccggtggtcccggaggcacctgggattccggtggggaggccttctcttcccggacTGCGGAGCGCGCTCCAGTCCTCGATGTTCCAATGCGGAAGGTGcaggtaaagtattccacagcattctcattaatagcaatgagaactccgtatcgacAAGTTCTCATTGccattaatgagaaaaaaacaaacactaaacaccataataaaaaataagaaacacacctcacataattaaaattaattgaaattaaagttaataaatgtcttagaaaaaaataatatattttcgattttttttttttatttaattttttttttaaagttttgtaattaaggtttaaaataaacttaccttagtgggcagggtttttaacattaaaatgtgttttttacattttattttaatgtttttgtaAGTTTTTAAAActcatgctggtaaaagtaggctatgtgcctgcttttaccaagtgcaagagttttcaggacattctctgggcaagagatgggtaaataccaccatcttgcccatgtgaatgtcttggctgtggggatacggaggatctgtcgaaaaccggcttttacgatgccttcccgggtccgtgtaCACTTCATATGTACCTGGGGCAgctgggatttctgccccattaagGACTTTTAAGACTTAGCCAGTCAAATGGGTAAGAAACATGAGTGACAATCTACTGAATTGACTACAAACTGCTATTGTTTGGCTCCAGCCTTAATATTTTTTGTTATGATTTGGATGTAGAATAAATCTTTTCGATTTATTAATGCAGcttatttttaaagtttgtttttgAAAGATGCATGTACATGGTAAGTGGCATTAGGTACACATATATATTGATGGTAGGTGGCGTAGCTGGAGTAAACAAATTATATCTGAACGTATTTGGTAATGTTTGTAGACAAACTTTTAAAAATGTCAAGAATGAATAATAAATAATGTGaaaaatttcagctttaataaaCTAACCTTTTCAACTTCATAGATTGCGCCACCTCCATCTTTGTGTGAGCCGTTGAAAGAACTTTTCAGACAGCAGGAAGCAGTGCGCGGAAAACTGCGCCTTCAACATAGCATTGAGCGGGTAAATTATGTTCCTTTTAAACAAGTCCATTTGCCAGTTGAAATATCTTTTTTCCTGAATCTACAATTTGATAGAACTATTAAAATTCATTTAAAGGCTAATTCCAGTCTGAATAGAGTTGTGTGCTAAGATTAAAGTTCATTTTTTGTAAATGGATGACAGATCTAGATACTGTTGTTGTTTGGAGATCCCCTGGGGGCTAAATTCGATAGCTCCTGAAAACGGGCGCAAGGATTGTGATGCGTGATTTACCTGCGCCCGTTCagtgtaatgcaggcagcacgccaacttaatgctgcctgctaatttcaaTGATTTCACTATGCAGCCTGTGCTTATCACGCTGTTTATTGGCTGCACGCAAAATCGTTACTTGCTAGTACCAGTTAATGCTTGCCTGCGCCTCTTAAAGAgggggtgcattgtggctggagcaggtgctgaaaGTCGTTCATTGAAGTGAATATGACCTGGGAAACAGTGaaaatggcacaacatgggagaaaAGGGGCTCCAAGGTTTTTGGATGCTACACTGGAGGCCTTGGTAGAGGAGGTGAAAAGGAGGAGATCTGTCCTAtttcaggaggccctccagacatacactcagaaggcagtgggagcagatagctgtggaggtcaaTGCCGGGAGtcgagccccgaggacctggaagtAGTGTcgcaagttcaatgacctcacacgggtGGTCACGGTCAACGATGCATCTTCATATGTCATACCCTACCAAATGCAACACGAGcttcagccactgctcaatgccCCACACCCCATCGCTCGCCTACCAACAATCTcgcctcatacctaacattcatatgcttcaccttgCTCTCACACACTTtgtactgctgcaagcctcacacccatatctcacagcttgcacacactgccagctattcaaacatgacagccacatcagccaaacagattgcacaacactcactaacacacttcccTCCCTCTTGCAGGACAAGTTGGCACACAACCGGAAGCAGCAGGACTGAACAGGAGGGGGACAGACACTTCTGCATATcccaacccccatggaggagaccatgctggccattattggaatgACCATTACTGAGGCCGTGGTCAGTGGCGGGGCTAAAACCAtcgaagatgacggtatcctcatagctaatcctccttctcgcatcccaCTTCCCTGCAaaccccacaatctcttctgatttacaagctttagatggtgtaagcatgcatctctAACCCCGGCTTCCCCCTCACCATAACCTTACCCGTATGCCTttatcctttcagatacccaagtatTGCCACCTGGGCCAGGCATTGgtggaagagcaagaagacagtgatgGCGAAGACACAGTCACTCAATTTAACAGTCgccgccaccagctcagatactgatccTACGCCTATCTTGGAGGATATCGTACAGGCGGGAACTGCATGCCGTGAAGCACCTAGCAGGAGTGGCCTACAGCCAGAACAGGGGAAAGGATAGCGCAGCTGCCAGCTTGCTGGAGGGCGAGGTAGCACACATTCTGCTGCAGagcactcagatgaggactttgatggggcaaGCTACTTAAGAAGGATGATGGGCAGACACAACAAAATGCTTGATGCATTCGAaagcctgcgtgcaatgtcaaggagcatggagaggtCCGGCACCAACttagcacagggctttgcgcagagtttGGAGCCCTTCCATCCATTCGCATATTTGTGGACcctaccatgatgcagcatctgatggccgatgtctcgtcgtcttttgcagcacaagcagcagccaccaaacgtctgaatgctgcagtggaagctcagactgctataATGCAAGGTCAAATTGCTCCCATGCAAGCTTGGACTGCTACCATCATTGCTTTGGATTAGTGTTCAAAGGGGTTTGCAGAGTGTCAGCtgtccagcaatctgttctccaactcgGATTGTTGAAGCACTGCCCCAAggtgtggcagtggctccatggagcgcaAACCTGCTGTCCTTGCTCAGGATGACAGCAATTGTCctctcaccactgccactctgccagtgcccttgctgttgcccatcagccaaccagtccagactgctgctgccc
Protein-coding sequences here:
- the ankrd11 gene encoding ankyrin repeat domain-containing protein 11 isoform X1 — protein: MPKSGCSKTPQSEDCPLNIDMVEKQSGKKDKEKISCNKTPKLDRSDGGKEVKEKASKRKLPFTIGVNSSDQKDSDTEKQGPERKRVKKEVGARKSGLFGAGIRVGCPLSERQQVALLMQMTAEESANSPDRTPKHPSQSILGQKRTPSSASKTKDKVNKRNERGETRLHRAAIRGDARRIKELISEGADVNVKDFAGWTALHEACNRGYYDVAKQLLAAGAEVNTKGLDDDTPLHDAANNGHRKVVKLLLRYGGNPHQSNRTGETPLKVANSPTMVNLLLGKGSCSSSDESSTETSEDEDAPSVAPSSSIDGNNTDSEFEKGLRHKIKRQELSQTATPVKDEYEFDEDDEEDRVPPVDDKHLLKKDYRKDLKMNSCISIPKLETKTYSKNSLLTPKKTPRRILSDTNSSDEEDRLIRFSPPLTRPPVHSSLHNASSKQRESPVKKQQKEKTKAKKKWKKEVKNKEVQLGKDEDQFNSSATESDDSESEEEDKGSIQSGISMKDSYMSLKESTMFSSLSASCSSSQGSYVSSKHVPSLVEQHSKPWRADSWKSNMSPVWSDVSSLSESVRTRITSESDYSSEGSSLESVKQMKEKKDHKKKNLIDGDVTEKKMAEDIFKILNADGIVRKLDKQGKVVKKHKVKHKHKMKDKEKGRLQSILTGHDRFSKSEYLDIEASKQKADKSLSAENENLSIDKVKIVKHDKEQLKKEDKEKLLKVKPEEKDWLLKDDSGKACKEEKLKKFKDSSKDNYKSVKEEKDKMFKVDKEKPFKEKEKSSKEEKLKIHKDDKKKKAKDKCSKGEKHSKPDKDKTPKDDKEKLKKEKARKEESDYEDLKIRSQFIDSDDRFSVSDHEDKWFSDLSSDSSFYDLKGEDNWSIPIKDFKEHKDGTAGKLVVETMKEECKEKKKESKLKERRELNEKRHEKDYLRKKDREYVEKSAEKKKDQSDKHKSGQGCLLEKDKKRKDSNESIKDRKDKDAIESIKERKDTISEFNKERKDLKGKPEDVSKSDLKEYGSECFFKEKLEGDFSGRTLEARERHYSGKEKDKKDGTEKKDKIKIEKHKDKSKEKASLEIEKEKIEKSMNDKFLKDKDTDKEKLYRELGSFKDKREQKEKNKDLYSRDKDRKMSELSKEKREKNVMEKDKDFTERKEKEKSDKQKVTDLELGKEKSWHSIANDIFTDESGDDLDYCDRELGSNEMCRSDSLPEKEEMKAEKELFPTEKHRKYSADKQHSAEKQKDKEFKEKKKDKILTDCGKDKREKSLSEKHKEKKDKELVDKFKERKDRVSTDSNLEKKVKPKLPEKRHSNDDKLKGKPKEKTDKEFLLKERRLSKGNITEEERKCPEKQQDTTFNEFKEDSNDKISEISSDSFTDRAHDSTMCSLNDVLTIGQDIAKEKLKDSLSILYSQEKIKEKERNRHSSSSSSSKKNHEKDKMKKEKRDKSEEFKEAAGKREGPTFEREPLMSDGDFISHLIKAEKDDELDKSGDATLSEKKEKSEPEKEFSKKVEKEKVSSAFISIKERDKDKKKKDKHKDKSKDDKEKHKEKHGELTMVFKHSKEEQKSGLKDSLPIVRESGGNKEKTKDDCFKNNEIKQKEKIKDGAEKDKSESLKLRMNENDKLNQSKEVSRKDNRPKEKLLGDGDLMMTSFERMLSQKDVEIEERHKRHKERMKLKEKMRHRSGDPKFREKIRSTEEIRRKNFDMLTKKPGSLDSQQRDKKFRDQGPGHIMSPDIKTQPVTGPDVKDWLSTPGLKENLPASPRSDQDRPTGVPKLTPMISCPSYEDLLPTPHTPNCVNEDFTDLFEGIESQNSVSMSAISMNACSPTFFDRYINVPTSIQENPNQTPISTVPSLYRSMSMDTRRPPEEEFNINSEKFYRQQSVPTSADYEASIPQPMEEKSIVQSEKFSSLSPSYISPEYGTSPPQLEQSRSGVAKSFTENLTPSPESVLNHLQAKPLPSYKCDQLEPSLDSLVTDFGLPLDSSEQQPSIPLISPNSALSASLLPSSGDPFTPNDSAQNKLSYTSSLHRPCEQLSLSPMDNSLDHSVNWSMCSELQLKSPQRSLSEPSRPLCPSETMHTTTVPFVSSVSSPFPESPVQCPMSIPDSGQDGDGGDVTGVDQSEESAALDGAIPFMSPIRTNSPFESCKPLPDQSAINVPPETQNMAVESQQEPMKISEKCDELQQNITSEVQEQPLPWNDPFPNSIDELDLGPFSLPMLPLQDKDDPDIEMTEPESEEIAKINYTNDSVAMSTHTEGIDHPDVSSGEEHEAISVSLKPEPTLAEDKIEESVSNVTVEKTSVSTEEIEENDAQQLSVQHSESSTEFEDKAVEVAPNSLADDTILTVPEATEATVKPITEAAKATKVEEIPQRITRNRAQMLANQSKQNNTAILEKDTAPAQLGKAKGRIVEEDDTQAQHPRKRKIPRANHQPIILNPSAQQTREMIQQTLAAIVDAIKLDTIEPYHSDRSNPYFEYLQIRKKIEEKRKILCCIIPQAPQCYAEYVTYTGSYLLDGKPLSKLHIPVIAPPPSLCEPLKELFRQQEAVRGKLRLQHSIEREKLIVSCEQEILRVHCRAARTIANQAVPFSACTMLLDSEVYNMPSENQGDENKTSVRDRFNARQFISWLQDVDDKYDRMKTCLLMRQQHEAAALNAVQRMEWQLKVQELDPAGHKSLCVSEVPSFYVPMVDVNDDFVLLPA